A region of Thermus neutrinimicus DNA encodes the following proteins:
- a CDS encoding RNA-guided endonuclease InsQ/TnpB family protein gives MNRRRVRRGQKPGYPRFKGKGRYDSFTFPQAGANYGVKILEGGKRVFLFGIGLVKLKLHRPLEGRIKTATVKREGDHWYIVFVCEVEPKPLSDNGKAIGIDLGTNPYFLVTSEGETIEAPRYLQKAQDKLARAQRSVVSRFMCKRLCMGGIPLQK, from the coding sequence ATGAACCGTCGCCGGGTGAGGAGGGGACAGAAACCAGGCTACCCCCGCTTCAAGGGGAAGGGACGCTACGACTCCTTCACCTTTCCTCAGGCTGGAGCTAACTACGGGGTAAAGATTCTAGAGGGAGGCAAGAGGGTCTTTCTCTTTGGCATAGGCTTGGTCAAGCTCAAGCTCCATAGACCTCTTGAGGGTCGGATAAAGACGGCCACGGTCAAAAGGGAGGGAGACCACTGGTACATCGTCTTCGTCTGCGAGGTGGAACCCAAGCCACTTTCCGACAATGGGAAAGCCATCGGCATAGACCTGGGCACCAACCCCTACTTCCTGGTCACCTCCGAGGGAGAGACGATCGAAGCCCCAAGGTACCTTCAAAAGGCCCAGGATAAACTTGCCCGAGCACAACGTTCGGTCGTGTCAAGATTTATGTGTAAGCGTCTGTGTATGGGGGGCATACCTCTCCAGAAGC
- a CDS encoding RNA-guided endonuclease InsQ/TnpB family protein has translation MTRKAFKYRLYPTKPQTRDLERTLELCRQLYNSALQERRDTYRRAGQRVTFSQQSRYLPQIREELPEYKKVHSQVLQEVLHRVDRAFQGFFFGAPTPNEPSPGEEGTETRLPPLQGEGTLRLLHLSSGWS, from the coding sequence ATGACTAGGAAGGCCTTCAAGTACCGCCTCTACCCCACCAAGCCCCAAACCAGGGACCTTGAGAGGACACTTGAGCTCTGCCGCCAGCTGTACAACAGTGCCCTCCAAGAGCGCAGAGACACCTACAGAAGGGCAGGCCAAAGGGTAACCTTTTCCCAACAGAGCCGCTACCTGCCCCAGATACGTGAAGAGCTACCCGAGTACAAAAAGGTCCACTCCCAGGTTCTTCAGGAGGTCCTTCACCGGGTGGATAGGGCCTTCCAGGGCTTCTTCTTTGGGGCCCCTACCCCAAATGAACCGTCGCCGGGTGAGGAGGGGACAGAAACCAGGCTACCCCCGCTTCAAGGGGAAGGGACGCTACGACTCCTTCACCTTTCCTCAGGCTGGAGCTAA